Below is a window of Flavobacteriales bacterium DNA.
ATCGCTATTAAAACAATGGCGATCTAGCTCTATGTCCCACGTATTATTTCTTACTTTCTTTTTTAATAATTCAATTGTTCTTTTCCCACCAGTAACCGTTACAGATTGCGTTTTGCCCTGACTAATTGTTACATGTGCAGAGACGCTTAAATCGATTGCACTAAAGGATCCAATACTTAATTCTTTCGTAACTGTTTCTCCTCCCCCTCTGACATATCTATCTCTAATACAATAAGTTAAAAACATTACTATAATCAATACGGGAATTACTCTTATTATTCGTTTCATTTTATTCTGTTTTGTTTCCTTTATGACACACTTTTCAAGATATACCCTACATTAACTATTAATTTATTTTAAAAAGCGTATAACAAAGAACCTCACTTCAGTGAGAATAAATATTTTTGCACCAAACCTATTGTCCTATGACCGAAATCTTTAATACCCCTGCAAGTACAGAAACTACATTTAGTGAACTGATGGTTCCATCTTATGCAAACTTTGGAGGAAAAGTTCACGGTGGCTATGTACTTTCTATGATGGATAAACTTGCGTACACATGCGCATCAACGCATAGCAAGGGTTATTGCGTTACTGTTTCTGTTGATGGCGTAGATTTTCTTCAACCAATCAATGTAGGTGAGTTGGTAAGTATGCACGCGAGAGTTAATTATGTAGGATCTTCTTCGATTGTAATTGGCATTAAGGTTATCGCGGAGAACTTCAGAAAAGGTATTGTTAAGCACACCAATACATCCTTCTTTACAATGGTTGCGATGGATGAAAATACTGGAAAACCTAAAAAGGTGCCAGGATTGAACCTTGAAAACGAGGTAGACATTCGTCGATTTATTAAAGGGAAAGAAAGGAAAGAGTGGAAACAGCAAAACAGAACCAAAGCAAGAATCCTTAAAAATGACTTCGACTTAAAAGTTGA
It encodes the following:
- a CDS encoding acyl-CoA thioesterase is translated as MTEIFNTPASTETTFSELMVPSYANFGGKVHGGYVLSMMDKLAYTCASTHSKGYCVTVSVDGVDFLQPINVGELVSMHARVNYVGSSSIVIGIKVIAENFRKGIVKHTNTSFFTMVAMDENTGKPKKVPGLNLENEVDIRRFIKGKERKEWKQQNRTKARILKNDFDLKVEIEKTKNDNCIISAP